The bacterium region ACCTTTGAGGCGATATGGAAGTTCTTAAAAGAGTATCTGAGAGAACAGGAAGGCATAATTTGTAATTCTCCTAAATCATGTTTTAGAGAGGCATTTTCATTAGAATTGCTGACAGAAGAGGAGACTGTAGGATTCTTAGAGATGACTGATGACAGAAATATGACAACACATATATACAAAGAGGAGGTTTCAGAAATTCTTTATGGAAAGATGCCGGATTATTATAGGTTAATGGAGACTTTACTGGAACAAATAAATTGTCAAAGGAAATTACAAGAAAAGGGAAAGAAGAAAGCTATTTAAGCCTGTTTTTATCCGTGCTAATCCGTGTTAATCAGTGGCTGAATAGTTACTGTCAGATTTCAGATTCCTATGCCTTTAATTAACCTCCTGGCAGTTATTTCCAATATACCCTGGCGGGTTAAAAGGCGACCTGTATTTAATAATTCCTTTGCCATCATAACCTTATCTTCTCTTATATCTTCAGTTTTTAATACAGCAAGGATAAGTTTAGT contains the following coding sequences:
- a CDS encoding HI0074 family nucleotidyltransferase substrate-binding subunit; protein product: MERFELRQKDAAKALDTLKQILEEPFSIIVRDATIQRFEYTFEAIWKFLKEYLREQEGIICNSPKSCFREAFSLELLTEEETVGFLEMTDDRNMTTHIYKEEVSEILYGKMPDYYRLMETLLEQINCQRKLQEKGKKKAI